The Lactiplantibacillus paraplantarum genome includes the window ATGACTAGTTTGCCGTTTCTAAGCGACTTTTTTCAGTTGACGTTGCTACTAAATGTCGATAGTAATTAGCCATCGTTAAATGATAATATGGTTGTACCCAAATGGCTGCAATCCCAAATGTGACCATTATAAGCAATCCCCAGCCAATAAAACTTATCTGTAACATAAAATATTCCCACTTATGGCCATTCATTAGTGCTCGACTTTTTGAAATAGCATCACGACAACTTATCGATTGTTGTTGATCAATAGCATCACGATAAATATAATAGGCTTGAGAATAAGCTAAGCTTTTAATAATTCCAGGAACAAGTAATAAAAAAGTCCATAAAAAAATCCAAACGAATGACAATAGTGAAATCAAAATACTGCCAATAAAATAATCCCCACGGCTAACAATTGTAAAGGATTTTTTTAGGGGATCTGAAAAAGTTTGCGATTCCCGGAATAAATCAACCAAGACATATGAGATACCTACAATTAAAAATCCCGCTAATAATGATGAAAAAAGGCCAATTGTATCCCAAGAGCCCCAAATAGAACTAACTGAGGGATCCACTACTTGAACATTGACATTATCAGACTTGAAATTAGCTCCTTCGGCAATCAATTCAATGACAAAAACAGGTAAAAATAATAAGAGAAAGAAAACAAAATTTCCATTTAATAAATCTTTAGCTTCTTTCTTCAACTGATAACGGCTCATAATAATTCCTCGCTTCATATTTGATTAATGGTTCTATTATTATACCATGGAAAATTTGACCCCCAAAAGCATATTTATTGGTTTAGTCTCATTTATACTACTTTTGCTAGTAACTAGCACCACGCGTTCTTATTTAAGGCTAAAGTGTTTTTTTAAACAGAGCAAGTATAATTCTGGTAAGGAGGTTGAAATGAAGCGAACAGGGCTGCAACTTTTGGCTTTCAGTAATGAAATTGTTTTATTTACGGGTACCTTAACAGGTTATACACGAAGTGAGGCGCAACAATTAGTGCTTACTGCTGGCGGTCGCGTGCTGAACTACTGTTCATCGGCTGTGACGTTATTGGTGGTTGGGGTAATTGACAAAGGATTGTTTGAACCCCCAACGACGCATAAATTAACTTGGGCCTTGACCCATGAAATTAAAATCATTGGTGAGGCTGAGTTTAAACAATTGATCCAGAATAGTTATTAAGTGGTGTGCTTCTTTGGAAGGACACTTTTTTTATGGGCACTTTGCGCGGTTGGCAGGCGCAGCAAGTATGCTAAGGGGGTGTTGAAACGTTACCGTTGGTTTTAGGGTGCGGTTAGCGGGCTACTAAACGCACCCTAAAATCAATGGCCACCAACTGAAACGCAGTGAAAGGCGGTAGAGTTATGGGCATCAAAAGTATTGGTCACGGTTTAAATCGGCGACGACAAAATAATGCGCCATGGTGGGCGCGTAATATCAAGGCAGTGGTTGGATTCTTAGGATTAGTTTCAGCGATAACCCTCGCGTTCTTTAGTTATGCGACGTGGTTGATTTATTTGCTGTTACAAAGTCTGAAATTGTGGTTC containing:
- a CDS encoding DUF975 family protein → MKRGIIMSRYQLKKEAKDLLNGNFVFFLLLFLPVFVIELIAEGANFKSDNVNVQVVDPSVSSIWGSWDTIGLFSSLLAGFLIVGISYVLVDLFRESQTFSDPLKKSFTIVSRGDYFIGSILISLLSFVWIFLWTFLLLVPGIIKSLAYSQAYYIYRDAIDQQQSISCRDAISKSRALMNGHKWEYFMLQISFIGWGLLIMVTFGIAAIWVQPYYHLTMANYYRHLVATSTEKSRLETAN
- a CDS encoding BRCT domain-containing protein, with protein sequence MKRTGLQLLAFSNEIVLFTGTLTGYTRSEAQQLVLTAGGRVLNYCSSAVTLLVVGVIDKGLFEPPTTHKLTWALTHEIKIIGEAEFKQLIQNSY